TCGGGCAGCCTTTTTTGTTTAGTTGATGAAGATATGTTGAAGATTGAAATCCACTAAAAAATCTTTATATTAATCTCAAGATTTGAAGACTAGTAATTTTCCAGTGTTCATTCAACTGCTATTAATACAAGGTTAACATTGAAAGAAGAATACTATAAATGGAATTCAATGTACTTAAGCAGGGATTTCGAAATGCTTGTATTTGGGTATGGAGGATTTCCTGTAATTTTATTCCCATCGGCAAAAGGAAGATATTATCAAAACAAAGACTTTGGTTTGATTGATTCAATCTCTCTTCTGATAGACGCAGGTGTATTTAAGATTTATTGCCCAGATGGAATTGATAGTGATAGTTGGTTCAACCATTCTATTCATCCATCCGATAGAGTTAAAACCCATAATGGTTACGAGAATTTAATTCTTTATGATGTAATTGCTTTTGCGGAGCATGAAACCGGTTACAAAAAAGTTTTGCTTGCCGGTTGCGGATTTGGTGGTTACCATGCGGCAAATATCGCATTCCGCCATCCTGATTTGGTTAATTCTCTTGTTTGCATCGGAAGTTCATTCGATATAAAACAATTTATTTTTGGTTACTATGATGAAAATTGCTATTTCAATAATCCACCCGACTATTTACCCAACTTGAATGATCCTTGGAACCTCGATAAAATTAAAAATATGGAAATTATCCTTGGTACTGGTGAGTGGGATGAAAATTTAAATGAAAACTATCGCCTATCTGGCATTCTTAAAGAAAAGGAGATTCCACATTGGTTGGATGTTCGTCTACAAACCGGTGGTGATTGGCATTGGTGGAAACAAATGTTTCTGTTTTATTTAGAAAGGATGAAAGAAAAGATTTAACTGCTTGATTAGCAGACTTTTTATTTTTACTTGCTCAGGATTTAACTTTCCATATTTTTCTTCCGCAACATTTAAAAGCATTAAAGATTGATAAATATAATTTGGCAGCAATAATTTATTACCTTTAAATTTTTTCAAAGCGTTAATGTGCTGTTTAATTGTTTCAATATCGCCGCGGTCAATTGGACCCGA
The window above is part of the Ignavibacteriales bacterium genome. Proteins encoded here:
- a CDS encoding esterase; its protein translation is MLVFGYGGFPVILFPSAKGRYYQNKDFGLIDSISLLIDAGVFKIYCPDGIDSDSWFNHSIHPSDRVKTHNGYENLILYDVIAFAEHETGYKKVLLAGCGFGGYHAANIAFRHPDLVNSLVCIGSSFDIKQFIFGYYDENCYFNNPPDYLPNLNDPWNLDKIKNMEIILGTGEWDENLNENYRLSGILKEKEIPHWLDVRLQTGGDWHWWKQMFLFYLERMKEKI
- a CDS encoding DUF2520 domain-containing protein translates to PTYLILFHPILIVDDYFFWTYLLLFFSEVNITLLFLFVKLFVKRYTSFELMKPIIETTVRNAGKNGVAKSLSGPIDRGDIETIKQHINALKKFKGNKLLLPNYIYQSLMLLNVAEEKYGKLNPEQVKIKSLLIKQLNLFFHPF